The genomic interval AGATGGCCAGGCAAAGGGAATGATAGGAGAACTAGCACCTAACTATGAACCTTGGTTTTCATCCTTTTGGGAGCCGCCGAGTGGTGAGATTGAAAGTCTCTTATTCTCTTTACAAGCTGCCATAGGTGCCGTTTTTATTGGATATGTAATTGGTTTTGGTCGAGCAAGAAAAAAGTATCAGTCCAAAGACTGAGATAGAGGGACGCTATGATAAGAATTGATGATTACGCCTATACAAATGCACTAAAACATATACATCCAGCTGAAAAGGTTGCGTTCGCTTTATCTTTTTTACTTTTTACCATTATCACGAAAAATTTAATGATTGCTGCCCTTACATTTGTTGTCATGAGTTTCACTATTGTAATAGCTGCCAAAATCCCTGTATCTCACTATATAAAGCTACTACTTTTGCCAGCTATTTTTCTTTTTACTAGTATCATCGCCATTATCGTTACAATTACTCCATTAAATGAGGTGCACGTAGAACCATTATGGTCTACGAACATTCTTTCGTGGCAACTTTATATAAGTTTAGCGAGTGTAAAAAAGGTTTCCCATCTTGGGGCAACCGTACTTGCAAGCGTGAGCTGCTTATACTTTCTTATTTTAACAACATCTCTAAACCAACTAATGTGGGTATTACAAAAAATAAAACTACCTGTTCTCTTTATTGAATTAGTAGGGCTAACATACCGTTTTATCTTTGTACTTATAAATAAAATGCAGGAAATCTATCTAGCACAGTCTAACAGACTAGGTTACCAGAATTTTCAAATATGTATGACATCATGTGCACAACTCATTGTTAGTCTCTTTATCAAGTCGATCCAGTCTGCTAGAGAATTGCAGATTGCCATGGAAAGTCGCGGGGGAGACGAGGGATTATACGATATTGAGATTACGATATCTTACAATAGATATCGTTGTACAGGTATTCTGTTCTCTTTAGCAGTACTTTTTACCATCACCCTGCTAACTTAACTCCTATATTGAATATAGAAATGGGGTATTAGCCTTGAAAACACCAATTTTTTCCTTCGAAGATGTTACCTATAAATATGCAGATGGTACAGTCGCATTGAAGGATATTACGTTTTCAATTGAACGTGGGAAAAAAATCGTTCTAATAGGAAACAATGGAGCTGGAAAATCAACACTCTTTCTCCTTCTAAATGGAATCATTAAGCCTGCAAAAGGCACGATTTTATTTCATGGAAAAAATCTGTCTTATTCAAGAAAAGAAATACGAAAGCTGCGTCAACAGGTTGGGATTGTGTTTCAAAATCCTGACTCTCAGCTATTTTCTTCAAGTGTATATGAAGATATTCGATTTGGCCCTAAAAATTTAGGTTTATCTCCAGAACGTGTACAGCAAACCGTCGAAGAAGTAATGAAACGAACTGAAACAGAATCTTTAAGGGATAAACCGCCTCATTTCCTCAGTATTGGCCAAAAAAAGAGGGTTTCTATTGCAGGGATTTTGGCTATGGATCCCGAGCTAATGGTTTTAGACGAACCTACAGCAGGACTTGATCCTTACTACTCCAAAAAAATAATGGATTTACTAGCCGAGATACACCATAAAGACCGAACCATTATTGTTTCTACACATAATGTTGATTTAGCTTACGAATGGGCAGACGAAGTGATCGTCTTGAATGATGGAGAAATGATTACAAAAGGTTCACCGTGGGAAGTCTTTCAACAAAAAGATATGATAAAGCATAATCACTTAGAGCTACCA from Metabacillus sediminilitoris carries:
- a CDS encoding energy-coupling factor ABC transporter substrate-binding protein; the encoded protein is MKNLFLLLFVILLAIIPLFLQGNAEFAGADGQAKGMIGELAPNYEPWFSSFWEPPSGEIESLLFSLQAAIGAVFIGYVIGFGRARKKYQSKD
- the cbiQ gene encoding cobalt ECF transporter T component CbiQ; amino-acid sequence: MIRIDDYAYTNALKHIHPAEKVAFALSFLLFTIITKNLMIAALTFVVMSFTIVIAAKIPVSHYIKLLLLPAIFLFTSIIAIIVTITPLNEVHVEPLWSTNILSWQLYISLASVKKVSHLGATVLASVSCLYFLILTTSLNQLMWVLQKIKLPVLFIELVGLTYRFIFVLINKMQEIYLAQSNRLGYQNFQICMTSCAQLIVSLFIKSIQSARELQIAMESRGGDEGLYDIEITISYNRYRCTGILFSLAVLFTITLLT
- a CDS encoding energy-coupling factor ABC transporter ATP-binding protein, which produces MKTPIFSFEDVTYKYADGTVALKDITFSIERGKKIVLIGNNGAGKSTLFLLLNGIIKPAKGTILFHGKNLSYSRKEIRKLRQQVGIVFQNPDSQLFSSSVYEDIRFGPKNLGLSPERVQQTVEEVMKRTETESLRDKPPHFLSIGQKKRVSIAGILAMDPELMVLDEPTAGLDPYYSKKIMDLLAEIHHKDRTIIVSTHNVDLAYEWADEVIVLNDGEMITKGSPWEVFQQKDMIKHNHLELPWVVEVYNILVKTSALSGATYYPASKTELFKIINKYLLNK